The following are encoded together in the Ralstonia insidiosa genome:
- a CDS encoding sulfurtransferase, with amino-acid sequence MSERARYATLMTAPQLAALQQSAPDSLVIVDCSFDLANPAAGRDAYHASHIPGAFYLHLDNELSGPKTGTNGRHPLPDADALVARLRALGVNDDTQVVAYDRQGSMYAARLWWLLRWVGHADVAVLDGGLQAWEAAHYPVDKIVPDEPQLNATPGNLTRKPSLVALVNADIVQKYLGHADKPVIDARAPDRYRGENETLDPVGGHIPGARNRFFRDNLQADGTFKPAEQLRADFAAVLAGAKPADTMLQCGSGVTACHNALAMEIAGLTGAALYAGSWSEWCSDPARPVATGPNP; translated from the coding sequence ATGAGCGAACGCGCTCGCTACGCCACCCTGATGACCGCGCCGCAACTGGCCGCGCTACAGCAAAGCGCGCCGGACAGCCTGGTCATCGTCGATTGCAGCTTTGACCTCGCCAACCCGGCGGCCGGGCGCGATGCGTACCACGCCAGCCATATTCCCGGTGCGTTCTACCTGCACCTGGACAACGAACTGTCCGGCCCGAAGACCGGCACCAACGGCCGCCACCCGCTGCCCGACGCTGATGCGCTGGTTGCACGCCTGCGGGCACTGGGCGTGAACGACGACACACAGGTTGTCGCCTACGACCGGCAGGGCAGCATGTACGCCGCGCGCCTTTGGTGGCTGCTGCGCTGGGTCGGCCACGCCGATGTGGCCGTGCTGGATGGCGGCCTGCAAGCGTGGGAAGCCGCGCACTACCCCGTCGACAAGATCGTGCCCGATGAGCCGCAACTCAACGCCACGCCCGGCAACCTGACGCGCAAGCCGTCGCTCGTGGCGTTGGTCAATGCCGACATCGTGCAGAAGTACCTTGGGCATGCCGACAAGCCCGTCATCGACGCCCGCGCCCCCGACCGCTATCGCGGCGAGAACGAAACGCTGGACCCGGTCGGCGGCCACATCCCCGGCGCGCGCAACCGCTTCTTCCGCGACAACCTGCAAGCCGATGGCACCTTCAAGCCGGCTGAACAGTTGCGTGCCGACTTTGCTGCCGTACTGGCCGGCGCCAAGCCCGCTGATACGATGCTGCAATGCGGCTCGGGCGTAACTGCCTGCCATAACGCGCTGGCCATGGAGATTGCCGGTCTGACCGGCGCCGCCCTCTACGCCGGCTCGTGGAGCGAATGGTGCAGCGATCCGGCACGTCCGGTGGCAACAGGGCCGAACCCATAA
- a CDS encoding exodeoxyribonuclease VII small subunit codes for MPRAPSVASSDASASPSATPASYEAAMAELETLVASMESGELPLEASLAAYRRGAELVKYCQQVLERVEQQVRVLDGDALKPLADDSNTNEQGGA; via the coding sequence ATGCCCCGTGCCCCAAGCGTTGCCTCGAGCGACGCGTCCGCCTCCCCATCCGCCACGCCGGCTTCCTATGAAGCGGCCATGGCCGAACTCGAAACCCTTGTTGCCAGCATGGAATCGGGCGAACTGCCGCTGGAGGCCTCGCTTGCGGCGTATCGCCGCGGGGCCGAGCTGGTCAAGTATTGCCAGCAGGTGCTGGAGCGCGTCGAGCAGCAGGTTCGTGTGCTCGACGGCGATGCCCTGAAGCCGCTGGCTGACGACAGCAACACGAACGAACAGGGCGGCGCATGA
- a CDS encoding DMT family transporter, with amino-acid sequence MILAAFAFSAMGVCVKLASAHYSTGEIVFYRSIIGVVLMGAILQRSGQGVRTPYFLSHIKRSVFGVTSLLLWFTSISLLPLATAMTLNYMSPVWIALIIGAGAALAGKPGGADRRMVVAIVMSFVGVVCLLQPNMGGSQLALAGGMIGLVSGVFTALAYVEVRQLGDLGENEARIVFYFSLLSAIAGGVWMLIGGAQPHTWSGAGLLLAVGLLATLGQTSMTRAYKRGNTLLTANLQYTGIVFASGWGMLLWNDHLNALSWLGMALIIGSGIVTTVMRARQSGAEHPTPQTAVSGPEAEVHPEV; translated from the coding sequence ATGATTCTTGCGGCATTCGCCTTCTCGGCGATGGGCGTGTGCGTGAAGCTCGCCTCGGCGCACTACAGCACGGGCGAGATCGTCTTCTACCGCAGCATCATCGGCGTCGTGCTGATGGGCGCGATCCTGCAACGCTCAGGGCAAGGCGTGCGCACGCCGTATTTCCTGTCGCATATCAAGCGCAGCGTGTTTGGGGTGACCTCGCTGCTGCTGTGGTTCACCTCCATCAGCCTGCTGCCGCTGGCCACCGCCATGACGCTGAATTACATGTCGCCGGTGTGGATTGCGCTCATCATCGGCGCGGGTGCGGCGTTGGCAGGTAAACCAGGTGGGGCAGATCGGCGCATGGTAGTGGCCATCGTCATGTCATTCGTGGGGGTGGTCTGCCTGCTGCAACCGAACATGGGCGGGTCGCAGCTTGCGCTGGCCGGCGGCATGATCGGTCTCGTCTCTGGGGTGTTTACGGCGCTGGCGTATGTAGAGGTGCGCCAACTCGGTGACCTGGGTGAGAACGAAGCGCGCATCGTGTTCTATTTCTCGCTGTTGAGCGCCATTGCCGGTGGCGTATGGATGCTCATCGGGGGCGCGCAACCGCACACGTGGTCGGGTGCCGGTCTGCTGCTGGCGGTGGGCCTTTTGGCCACCCTCGGCCAGACATCGATGACACGCGCCTATAAGCGCGGCAACACGCTATTGACTGCGAACCTGCAATACACCGGCATCGTCTTTGCGAGCGGTTGGGGTATGTTGCTGTGGAATGATCACCTGAACGCGCTGTCGTGGCTGGGCATGGCCCTCATCATCGGCAGTGGCATTGTCACCACGGTCATGCGCGCCCGCCAGTCGGGCGCCGAGCATCCCACCCCGCAGACCGCCGTGTCCGGGCCGGAAGCCGAGGTTCATCCGGAAGTTTGA
- a CDS encoding TIGR00730 family Rossman fold protein, which yields MDSNVTGTPEGASNNGDAAHGDVKQAAGASAADMDVNVTVGADRTVEIASTKSDAAQGRTDRKMIPSLRALADEERATAKKARASWQMFTIMAEFIEATEYLSEIRPAVSIYGSARLREDSPYYKRTIEIARLFSDAGFAVISGGGPGIMEAANKGAHAGKSASVGLNIELPHEQQGNPYQDISMRFRHFFTRKVTFVKNSDAFIVMPGGFGTLDELAEVLTLVQTGKSRSVPVVLFGSHFWKGLLDWFQFTLQPMGLIGEHDMDLMRIVDEPKDALDAVYEFYEKREGTSPIPPKEEMFYL from the coding sequence ATGGACTCTAATGTGACTGGAACGCCCGAAGGCGCTTCCAACAATGGCGACGCCGCTCATGGCGACGTGAAGCAGGCTGCTGGTGCATCCGCAGCGGACATGGACGTCAACGTGACGGTGGGTGCGGACCGCACGGTGGAGATTGCCTCCACCAAATCCGACGCTGCACAAGGCCGCACCGACCGCAAGATGATCCCCAGCCTGCGGGCTCTCGCCGACGAGGAACGCGCTACCGCAAAGAAAGCGCGCGCCTCCTGGCAGATGTTCACGATTATGGCAGAGTTCATCGAGGCGACGGAGTACCTCTCGGAGATCCGTCCGGCCGTCTCAATCTACGGCAGCGCGCGTCTGCGCGAGGATTCGCCGTACTACAAACGCACCATCGAAATCGCCCGACTGTTCTCGGATGCGGGCTTCGCCGTCATCTCCGGCGGCGGCCCCGGCATCATGGAAGCGGCCAACAAGGGCGCGCACGCGGGCAAGTCGGCCAGCGTGGGCCTGAACATCGAATTGCCGCACGAGCAGCAAGGCAATCCGTATCAGGATATCTCGATGCGGTTTCGCCATTTCTTCACGCGCAAGGTCACCTTCGTGAAGAACTCGGATGCGTTCATCGTCATGCCGGGCGGTTTCGGCACGCTCGATGAACTGGCCGAGGTGCTGACGCTCGTGCAGACCGGCAAATCGCGCAGCGTACCGGTGGTCTTGTTCGGCAGCCACTTCTGGAAGGGGCTGCTGGATTGGTTCCAATTCACCCTGCAGCCGATGGGCCTGATTGGGGAACATGACATGGACCTCATGCGCATCGTCGACGAACCGAAAGACGCGCTCGACGCCGTCTACGAGTTCTACGAAAAGCGCGAAGGCACCTCGCCGATTCCGCCCAAGGAAGAGATGTTCTACCTGTGA
- the polA gene encoding DNA polymerase I — translation MSESQETLLLVDGSSYLYRAYHALPDLRNGEGFPTGAIYGIVNMLRKLRSDYPAKYSACIFDAKGKTFRDDLYPAYKEHRAPMPDDLRAQIEPIHEAVRALGWPILVVEGVEADDVIGTLAERATREGVRTIVSTGDKDLAQLVNDHVTLVNTMTNETLDPPGVQAKFGVPPERIVDYLSLIGDTVDNVPGVPKVGPKTAVKWLTEFGTLDNVMARAGEIKGVVGENLRNTLEWLPKGRELLTVKLDCDLSKEVPNFDALLDGGEDKSALVDFFSRYGFKTWLREASGEALPDTRSVGAARKAATPTKNYAGEAIAQQQAQASLFDVEAAPQDVKYETVTTEAQLESWMQLLDEADLVCIDTETTSLDPMLAQLVGISLSVTPGQACYIPVAHRGPDVAGLDAAAQLSREFVLARMKIWLEDDASKKVGQHLKYDAHVFANHGIALRGIQHDTMLQSYVLESHRNHGMDALADRVLQLKTITYEEVCGKGASQIGFDEVPLDRATEYAAEDADITLRLHRALFPKVAADDKLDYIYEQIEMPTSIVLQKMERNGVLIDGERLARQSTEIGQRLLELETEAHALAGQPFNLSSPKQIGEIFFNQMKLPIIKKTASGAPSTDEEVLQKLAEDYPLPKLLLDYRGLAKLKSTYTDKLPKMVNPNTGRVHTTYGQATAVTGRLASTDPNLQNIPVRTEEGRRIREAFIAPEGSVIVSADYSQIELRIMAHLSQDEGLVRAFQEGQDVHRATAAEVFSVTPLEVTADQRRVAKVINFGLIYGMSAFGLASNLGIGRDAAKLYIDRYFARYPGAARYMDETRQTARERGYVETVFGRRLWLPDINGGNGPRRQAAERAAINAPMQGTAADLIKLSMLAVQGWLEAEAMRSRLVMQVHDELVLEVPQAELAVVRERLPELMCGVASLRVPLVAEVGMGANWEEAH, via the coding sequence ATGTCGGAAAGTCAAGAAACGCTGTTGCTCGTCGATGGCTCGAGTTATCTGTACCGTGCTTATCACGCACTGCCCGACTTGCGCAACGGAGAAGGGTTTCCTACGGGAGCCATCTACGGCATCGTGAACATGCTGCGCAAACTGCGCAGCGACTACCCTGCCAAGTATAGCGCCTGCATTTTCGACGCTAAAGGCAAGACCTTTCGCGACGACCTGTATCCCGCCTATAAAGAGCATCGCGCGCCCATGCCGGACGACCTGCGTGCGCAGATCGAACCCATCCACGAAGCCGTGCGCGCGCTGGGCTGGCCCATCCTGGTGGTTGAGGGCGTAGAGGCTGACGACGTGATCGGCACCCTGGCCGAACGGGCGACACGGGAAGGCGTTCGAACCATCGTCTCCACCGGCGACAAGGATCTTGCGCAACTGGTGAACGATCACGTCACGCTGGTCAACACGATGACCAACGAGACGCTCGATCCGCCGGGCGTGCAAGCGAAATTTGGCGTGCCGCCTGAGCGTATCGTCGACTATCTCTCGCTGATTGGCGACACGGTCGACAACGTGCCGGGCGTGCCGAAGGTGGGCCCCAAAACGGCGGTGAAGTGGCTGACTGAATTCGGCACGCTCGACAACGTCATGGCCCGCGCGGGCGAGATCAAGGGCGTGGTGGGCGAGAACCTGCGCAACACGCTCGAATGGTTGCCCAAGGGCCGCGAACTGCTGACGGTGAAACTCGATTGCGATCTGTCCAAAGAGGTGCCGAACTTCGACGCGCTGCTTGACGGCGGTGAAGACAAGAGTGCGCTGGTGGACTTCTTCTCGCGCTACGGCTTCAAGACTTGGCTGCGCGAGGCTTCCGGCGAGGCACTGCCTGATACGCGCAGCGTCGGTGCTGCCCGCAAAGCAGCCACGCCCACCAAGAACTACGCTGGCGAGGCGATTGCGCAGCAACAAGCCCAGGCCAGCTTGTTCGACGTCGAGGCGGCGCCCCAAGACGTGAAGTACGAGACCGTCACTACTGAGGCGCAACTCGAATCGTGGATGCAGCTGCTGGATGAGGCGGACCTGGTTTGCATCGACACCGAAACAACGTCGCTCGATCCGATGCTGGCGCAACTGGTGGGGATCTCGTTGTCGGTCACGCCGGGCCAGGCGTGCTACATCCCGGTTGCGCATCGTGGTCCGGATGTGGCGGGGCTGGATGCCGCCGCCCAGCTTTCGCGCGAGTTCGTGCTCGCGCGCATGAAGATTTGGCTGGAGGACGACGCGTCCAAGAAAGTCGGCCAGCATCTGAAGTACGACGCACACGTGTTTGCCAACCACGGCATTGCGCTGCGAGGCATCCAGCACGACACGATGCTGCAGTCGTACGTGCTTGAGTCCCACCGCAATCACGGCATGGATGCGCTGGCAGATCGCGTGCTGCAACTGAAGACCATCACCTACGAAGAGGTGTGTGGCAAGGGAGCCTCGCAGATCGGCTTTGACGAAGTGCCGCTCGACCGCGCGACCGAATACGCCGCCGAGGACGCCGACATTACGCTGCGCCTGCACCGCGCGTTGTTCCCGAAGGTGGCGGCCGACGACAAGCTGGACTACATCTACGAGCAGATCGAAATGCCGACCTCCATCGTGCTGCAAAAGATGGAGCGCAACGGCGTGCTGATCGACGGCGAGCGCCTCGCCAGGCAGAGCACCGAAATCGGCCAGCGTTTGCTGGAGCTTGAGACGGAGGCGCACGCGCTGGCGGGCCAACCGTTCAACCTGAGCTCTCCCAAGCAGATCGGCGAGATTTTCTTCAACCAGATGAAGTTGCCGATCATCAAGAAGACCGCCAGCGGCGCGCCCTCGACCGATGAAGAGGTGCTGCAGAAGCTGGCCGAGGACTACCCGCTGCCGAAGCTGCTGCTCGATTACCGGGGCCTGGCCAAGCTCAAATCCACCTACACCGACAAGCTGCCGAAGATGGTGAACCCGAACACCGGCCGGGTTCACACCACGTACGGCCAAGCCACGGCGGTCACGGGGCGTCTGGCTTCAACCGATCCGAACCTGCAGAACATTCCGGTGCGCACGGAGGAGGGGCGCCGCATTCGCGAAGCGTTCATCGCGCCGGAAGGCAGCGTGATCGTCTCGGCCGACTACTCGCAGATCGAGTTGCGCATCATGGCGCATCTGTCGCAGGACGAGGGTTTGGTGCGCGCGTTCCAGGAAGGGCAGGACGTGCACCGCGCCACGGCTGCCGAGGTGTTCAGCGTGACGCCGTTGGAGGTGACCGCTGACCAGCGTCGCGTGGCCAAGGTCATCAACTTTGGCCTCATCTACGGCATGAGCGCGTTCGGGCTGGCCAGCAACCTGGGCATCGGCCGTGATGCCGCCAAGCTCTACATCGACCGCTACTTCGCCCGCTACCCCGGCGCGGCGCGCTACATGGACGAGACGCGCCAAACCGCGCGCGAACGCGGCTACGTGGAAACCGTCTTCGGCCGCCGCCTGTGGTTGCCGGACATCAATGGTGGCAATGGCCCGCGCCGCCAAGCTGCGGAACGCGCCGCCATCAACGCGCCCATGCAGGGGACGGCGGCAGACCTCATCAAGCTGTCCATGCTGGCCGTGCAAGGCTGGCTGGAAGCCGAGGCCATGCGCTCGCGCCTGGTCATGCAAGTGCACGATGAACTGGTGCTTGAGGTGCCGCAGGCCGAACTGGCCGTGGTGCGCGAGCGCCTGCCTGAACTGATGTGCGGCGTTGCGTCGCTGCGCGTGCCGCTGGTGGCCGAGGTGGGGATGGGCGCCAACTGGGAAGAAGCGCACTGA
- a CDS encoding NAD(P)/FAD-dependent oxidoreductase translates to MAGQTDGAGGPRIVVVGGGAGGLELATRLGDKLGKRGGAQVVLVDRNPTHIWKPLLHEVAAGSMDPNTHQLEYAAQARWHGFEFQQGELKGLDRTAKTITVSGFVDADGTEVLPERAIAYDVLVLSIGSVTHFFGVPGTAEYAIALDTAWQAERFRRKLISACMRAQNRVGDARPQVDIAIVGAGATGVELSAELRNTAHVLAAYGLHKMDPRHDIRIHLIEGGPRILPVLKERISAATTGLLRKLDVDVITSERVTEVTANAVNTASGKSIPADLTVWAAGIRAPSVLGDLGLPVNKLGQVVVSRTLQVEGEDSIYAFGDCASCPWPEASTSVPPRAQAAHQQATYLFNALRGRQDGKPVGPFAFKDLGSLVSLGHFSAVGSLMGGLIGGSMFIEGLMARLMYTSLYRMHVLALHGWVRMVLDTVTHWLRSKTNPRVKLH, encoded by the coding sequence ATGGCAGGGCAGACGGATGGCGCAGGCGGACCGCGCATCGTAGTGGTCGGTGGCGGTGCTGGCGGATTGGAACTGGCAACGCGCCTGGGCGACAAGCTTGGCAAGCGCGGTGGTGCGCAAGTCGTGCTGGTGGATCGCAACCCGACCCATATCTGGAAGCCGCTGCTGCATGAAGTCGCTGCTGGCAGCATGGACCCGAACACCCACCAGCTCGAATACGCCGCGCAGGCACGCTGGCACGGCTTCGAGTTTCAGCAGGGCGAACTGAAGGGGCTCGACCGCACGGCCAAGACCATCACCGTTTCCGGCTTTGTCGATGCCGACGGCACTGAGGTGCTGCCAGAGCGCGCCATTGCCTACGACGTACTCGTGCTGTCCATCGGCAGCGTGACGCACTTCTTTGGTGTGCCGGGCACGGCCGAGTACGCCATCGCGCTTGATACCGCATGGCAGGCTGAACGCTTTCGCCGCAAGCTCATTTCCGCGTGCATGCGCGCACAGAACCGCGTGGGCGATGCCCGGCCGCAGGTGGATATCGCCATCGTCGGTGCGGGGGCAACGGGCGTTGAGCTGTCGGCTGAGCTGCGCAACACGGCGCACGTGCTGGCCGCCTACGGCTTGCACAAGATGGACCCGCGCCACGACATCCGCATCCACCTGATCGAGGGCGGGCCGCGTATTCTGCCGGTGCTCAAGGAGCGCATTTCCGCCGCGACCACCGGACTGCTGCGCAAGCTCGACGTCGACGTCATCACCAGCGAGCGCGTGACCGAGGTGACGGCCAATGCGGTCAACACCGCGAGCGGCAAGTCTATTCCGGCCGATCTGACCGTGTGGGCGGCGGGCATCCGCGCGCCGTCGGTGCTGGGTGACCTTGGATTGCCGGTTAACAAGCTGGGGCAGGTGGTCGTGTCGCGCACGCTGCAAGTGGAAGGCGAAGATTCGATCTACGCCTTTGGTGATTGCGCAAGCTGCCCGTGGCCCGAGGCGTCGACGAGCGTGCCGCCGCGTGCGCAGGCTGCGCACCAGCAGGCAACGTACCTGTTCAACGCGCTGCGCGGCCGCCAGGACGGCAAGCCGGTCGGGCCGTTTGCGTTCAAGGACCTTGGCTCGCTGGTGTCGCTCGGCCACTTCAGTGCGGTCGGCAGCCTGATGGGCGGGCTGATCGGCGGCTCGATGTTCATCGAAGGCCTGATGGCGCGGCTGATGTACACGTCGCTGTACCGCATGCACGTGCTGGCGCTGCACGGCTGGGTGCGCATGGTGCTCGATACGGTCACCCACTGGCTGCGCAGCAAGACCAATCCGCGCGTCAAGCTGCACTGA
- a CDS encoding aromatic ring-hydroxylating oxygenase subunit alpha → MSNLSAALNLVPSETQLPVSAYFDKALYQTEIERLFKHGPGYVGHELMVPEVGDYHTLAAEAEGRVLVRNPNGVELLSNVCRHRQAIMLNGRGNAQNIVCPLHRWTYDLKGDLLGAPHFEQQPCVHLSRSPLQNWNGLLFEGKRDVREDLARLGVARDLDFSGYMLDHVEVHECNYNWKTFIEVYLEDYHVVPFHPGLGQFVSCDDLEWEFGEWHSVQTVGLHAGLRKPGTPTYQKWHDAVLRFNNGEMPKYGAVWLTYYPNVMVEWYPNVLVVSTLHPMGPNKTRNVVEFYYPEEIVLFEREFVEAERAAYMETCIEDDEIAERMDAGRAALMKRGVSEVGPYQSPMEDGMQHFHEWYRRVMRY, encoded by the coding sequence ATGTCCAATCTCAGCGCCGCACTGAATTTGGTGCCGTCTGAAACCCAGCTGCCCGTCTCTGCCTACTTTGACAAGGCGCTGTATCAAACTGAAATCGAACGTCTGTTCAAGCATGGTCCCGGTTACGTCGGCCATGAGTTGATGGTCCCGGAAGTTGGCGACTATCACACGCTTGCCGCCGAGGCCGAAGGCCGTGTGCTGGTACGCAATCCGAACGGCGTCGAACTGCTCTCCAACGTGTGCCGGCATCGCCAGGCAATCATGCTCAATGGGCGCGGCAATGCCCAGAACATCGTGTGCCCGCTGCACCGCTGGACGTATGACCTGAAAGGCGACCTGCTGGGCGCGCCGCACTTCGAGCAGCAACCGTGCGTGCACCTGTCGCGCTCGCCGCTGCAGAACTGGAACGGGCTGCTGTTCGAGGGCAAGCGCGACGTGCGCGAAGACCTCGCCCGCCTGGGCGTGGCGCGCGATCTCGACTTCTCGGGCTACATGCTCGACCACGTTGAGGTGCACGAGTGCAACTACAACTGGAAGACCTTCATCGAGGTATACCTCGAGGACTACCACGTCGTGCCCTTCCATCCGGGCCTCGGCCAGTTCGTCTCGTGTGACGATCTGGAGTGGGAGTTCGGCGAGTGGCACAGCGTGCAGACGGTCGGTCTCCACGCCGGTTTGCGCAAACCGGGCACGCCCACGTACCAGAAGTGGCATGACGCCGTGCTGCGCTTCAACAACGGCGAGATGCCCAAGTACGGCGCGGTGTGGCTGACGTACTACCCGAACGTGATGGTCGAGTGGTACCCGAACGTGCTGGTGGTCTCGACGCTGCATCCGATGGGCCCGAACAAGACACGCAACGTGGTCGAGTTCTATTACCCGGAAGAGATCGTCCTGTTCGAGCGCGAATTCGTCGAAGCCGAGCGTGCCGCCTACATGGAAACCTGCATCGAGGACGACGAGATTGCCGAGCGCATGGACGCCGGCCGCGCAGCGCTGATGAAGCGCGGCGTGAGCGAAGTCGGTCCGTATCAGTCGCCCATGGAAGACGGCATGCAGCACTTCCACGAGTGGTATCGGCGCGTGATGCGCTACTAA
- a CDS encoding dienelactone hydrolase family protein — protein sequence MQLDAEVESLVPGRNFDRRGFMKTALGSAFAAAVLPVSAQAIKTDFNGLTAGEVTVPVGDFKMPAYCARPGAQPEGKTKLPVVIVVSEIFGVHEYIADICRRFAKLGYLAIAPELFIRQGDPQSIATISELQEKIISKVPDAQVSGDLDATVAWVKQNGGDPARIGITGFCWGGRQTWLFAEHSADIRAAVVWYGQPRGNPTSLQPVFPIEKVDELKAPVLGMYGAKDTGITQDSVNALKTALETSKNPKAHASRIIVYPNSGHAFHADYRPSYVKADAEDGWKKCIAWFKDHGVE from the coding sequence ATGCAGCTGGATGCAGAAGTGGAAAGTCTGGTGCCGGGCCGCAACTTTGACCGCCGCGGCTTCATGAAGACGGCGCTGGGTTCGGCGTTTGCGGCGGCGGTGCTGCCCGTGTCGGCGCAGGCCATCAAGACGGACTTCAACGGTCTGACGGCGGGCGAGGTGACCGTGCCCGTCGGCGATTTCAAGATGCCGGCGTATTGTGCGCGACCCGGTGCCCAGCCCGAGGGCAAGACCAAGCTCCCGGTGGTGATCGTCGTCAGCGAGATCTTCGGCGTGCATGAGTACATCGCCGACATCTGCCGGCGGTTTGCCAAGCTCGGCTATCTGGCCATTGCCCCCGAGCTGTTCATACGCCAGGGCGATCCGCAGTCGATTGCGACGATCAGCGAGCTGCAGGAGAAGATCATCTCCAAGGTGCCCGACGCGCAGGTCAGTGGTGATCTGGATGCAACGGTTGCTTGGGTCAAACAGAACGGCGGCGATCCGGCGCGCATTGGCATCACCGGGTTCTGCTGGGGCGGGCGCCAAACCTGGCTGTTTGCCGAACACAGCGCCGACATCCGCGCCGCAGTGGTGTGGTACGGCCAGCCGAGAGGCAATCCGACATCGCTGCAGCCGGTGTTCCCGATCGAAAAGGTGGACGAACTCAAGGCACCCGTACTGGGCATGTACGGTGCCAAGGACACGGGTATCACGCAGGATTCGGTCAACGCCCTGAAGACAGCGTTGGAGACATCCAAGAACCCCAAGGCGCATGCGTCGCGCATCATCGTCTATCCGAATTCGGGACACGCATTTCATGCCGACTACCGGCCCAGCTATGTGAAGGCCGATGCGGAAGACGGCTGGAAGAAGTGCATTGCCTGGTTCAAGGACCACGGCGTCGAGTAA
- a CDS encoding ZIP family metal transporter, with product MTLDTTLLGILLATALSGIGSMAGAAVLSLTVLSRVVDRMVSFSVGVLLATSLLHSLPEAFEAHNGIEPNTHALFATLLAGLLGFFLLEKVSLLRHSHHHEGDGHGHHHGHDRQEAGRSGMMILVGDGLHNFSDGIVIAAAFLADTKVGIVTALAIAAHEIPQEIGDFMVLLNAGFSKTRAFVYNLICSVCALVGAVLGYYLLDRLTSWIPYVLVVASSSFIYIAVCDLMPQMKRRPRKQESAIQVALIAAGVAMIFLLTNGLHGHAH from the coding sequence ATGACCCTCGATACCACCCTGTTAGGCATTCTTCTGGCGACTGCGCTGTCCGGCATTGGCAGCATGGCGGGCGCTGCTGTGCTGTCGCTCACCGTGCTGTCGCGGGTGGTCGACCGCATGGTCAGTTTCTCCGTCGGGGTGCTGCTGGCGACGTCGCTGCTGCATTCGCTGCCCGAGGCCTTTGAGGCGCACAACGGCATCGAGCCGAATACGCATGCACTGTTCGCCACGCTGCTGGCCGGGCTGCTGGGCTTCTTCCTGCTGGAAAAAGTCTCGCTGCTGCGTCACTCGCATCATCACGAGGGTGACGGGCATGGCCATCACCACGGGCATGATCGCCAGGAAGCCGGCCGCAGCGGCATGATGATCCTGGTGGGCGACGGCCTGCACAACTTCTCCGATGGCATTGTCATTGCCGCCGCGTTCCTGGCCGACACCAAAGTGGGTATCGTCACCGCACTGGCGATTGCCGCGCACGAAATTCCGCAGGAGATCGGTGACTTCATGGTGCTGCTCAACGCCGGTTTCTCGAAGACGCGCGCCTTTGTCTACAACCTGATCTGCAGCGTCTGTGCGCTAGTGGGAGCGGTGCTCGGCTACTACCTGCTGGATCGCCTGACCTCGTGGATTCCGTACGTGCTGGTGGTGGCCTCGAGCAGCTTCATCTACATCGCCGTCTGCGATCTGATGCCGCAAATGAAGCGCCGGCCGCGCAAGCAGGAATCGGCGATCCAGGTTGCGCTGATCGCAGCGGGTGTCGCGATGATTTTCTTGCTGACCAATGGCCTGCACGGCCATGCGCACTGA